A section of the Gemmatimonadaceae bacterium genome encodes:
- the cas5u6u gene encoding type I-U CRISPR-associated protein Cas5/Cas6 yields the protein MPLTISMRFLAGRYHATPWDKHPNEGGTEWPPSPWRLLRAVVSAAYAVDGSPDRALLAETVGALSMAPDYHLPASTSAHTRSYQPLFAAGDTSLVLDAFVAVGGGACDDTAVVHAVWPNAHLGAQASTALARWLGGLAYLGRAESWVEAWLGDVPAGGPSASIDAGFSGEETARLLAAGEVQGDALLAALMRTTASLQKSRLLEPPDSRWVTYRIRGVEANRRSVRDAVSPSERTTIVRLAVGGTVTPRLTRAVHVGDVVRCALMSKSEKLTGQVDSIFSGKEIDGTPLRGNGHLHVLPQDDDRDGHLDHILLWAPDGFSPGALGAIAELRRLWGVDDYPLETAIAGSGTTTSDPASLGVPRASQSRFPLTPARRWKSRTPFVLTRHAKVRGGRLVDGPIDQLKRELARLGLPEPLISPLGHTMADKEIPWRHFSMNRLSGGGSRGGGAGYGFVLEFPEPVRGPIAVGYGARQGLGQFEPA from the coding sequence ATGCCTCTCACGATCTCCATGCGTTTCCTTGCCGGTCGCTATCACGCCACGCCGTGGGACAAGCATCCCAACGAGGGAGGCACCGAGTGGCCTCCCTCGCCGTGGCGTCTGCTTCGTGCGGTCGTGTCCGCGGCATATGCTGTCGACGGTTCGCCGGATCGGGCCCTGCTCGCCGAGACGGTCGGGGCGTTGAGCATGGCGCCGGACTACCACCTCCCCGCGTCGACGTCGGCACATACGCGAAGCTATCAGCCGCTTTTCGCTGCGGGCGATACATCGCTCGTGCTGGATGCGTTCGTCGCCGTCGGCGGTGGCGCGTGCGACGACACGGCAGTCGTGCATGCCGTCTGGCCGAACGCACACCTCGGTGCGCAGGCCTCGACGGCGCTCGCCCGCTGGCTCGGTGGCTTGGCCTATCTGGGACGCGCTGAAAGCTGGGTGGAGGCGTGGCTCGGCGACGTGCCTGCGGGTGGGCCGAGCGCGTCCATCGATGCGGGCTTCTCCGGAGAGGAGACCGCTCGTCTTCTGGCGGCAGGGGAAGTGCAGGGTGACGCATTGCTCGCGGCACTGATGCGCACGACCGCGAGTCTTCAGAAGTCCCGGCTGCTCGAGCCGCCGGACTCACGGTGGGTGACGTATCGTATCCGGGGCGTCGAGGCGAATCGTCGATCGGTTCGGGACGCGGTGTCGCCGAGCGAGCGAACCACGATTGTGCGCCTGGCTGTCGGCGGCACAGTGACCCCGCGCTTGACACGCGCAGTGCATGTCGGCGATGTGGTTCGATGCGCCCTCATGAGCAAGTCGGAGAAGCTGACTGGACAGGTCGATTCCATCTTCTCGGGGAAGGAGATCGATGGAACTCCACTGCGCGGGAACGGGCACCTCCACGTGCTTCCGCAGGACGACGACAGGGACGGGCACCTCGATCACATCCTCCTGTGGGCGCCTGACGGCTTCAGTCCGGGCGCGCTTGGCGCGATCGCCGAACTGCGTCGGCTTTGGGGCGTGGACGACTACCCGTTGGAGACCGCCATTGCCGGAAGTGGCACGACCACGAGTGATCCCGCTTCGCTCGGTGTCCCTCGTGCGTCGCAGTCCAGGTTCCCGCTGACGCCAGCGCGACGCTGGAAGTCCAGAACGCCGTTCGTGCTCACGCGCCACGCGAAGGTGCGCGGCGGGCGCCTGGTCGACGGACCGATCGATCAACTCAAGCGCGAGCTGGCGCGCCTTGGCCTTCCGGAGCCGCTGATCTCGCCGTTGGGGCACACGATGGCGGACAAGGAGATCCCTTGGCGTCACTTCAGCATGAACAGGCTGTCCGGCGGCGGCAGTCGCGGCGGCGGCGCTGGATACGGATTCGTCCTCGAGTTTCCCGAGCCCGTCCGGGGACCGATCGCGGTTGGGTACGGCGCCCGCCAGGGGTTGGGGCAATTCGAACCGGCGTGA
- the cas7u gene encoding type I-U CRISPR-associated protein Cas7 has product MTISFPTSSRLLISADLAPVQGNRFQPTGFPALGAATYRLADDTTMLLVESPQSMANRLETVMLEPGSVAPRALFTGLPYVRVLREGAAITSSLVEAHRLNSPYILEGDDKSFRNALIEALGVADETAVDERLLANVVMKYDPSSLIHGLFLAKKDISGGRFRLRRALSSFIEARNVSPVASGGVKNDRVNPSGDTGAGFGNVPFSREEFTAERVTAYFNLDLGQLRAYRLPEAATALLAALAVWKVRTLLDDGLRLRTACDFEVTDIRATRPTSYELPTIAALEQEIRDGIAKCTADGLFATPAVTDVQWSAGGSAKAAKPAKAAKGKSSPDRAEKD; this is encoded by the coding sequence ATGACGATCTCGTTTCCGACCAGCTCGCGACTGCTGATCTCCGCTGATCTCGCACCCGTTCAGGGCAACCGGTTCCAGCCGACCGGCTTCCCCGCGCTGGGGGCAGCGACCTATCGCCTGGCCGACGACACGACGATGCTCCTGGTCGAGTCACCACAGTCGATGGCGAACCGTCTCGAAACGGTCATGCTGGAGCCCGGTTCCGTCGCCCCGCGGGCACTCTTCACCGGGCTGCCGTACGTGCGCGTGCTCCGCGAAGGAGCTGCCATCACATCGTCGCTCGTGGAGGCACATCGCCTGAACTCGCCCTACATCCTGGAGGGCGACGACAAGTCCTTCCGGAATGCCCTGATCGAGGCGCTTGGCGTGGCGGACGAGACGGCGGTCGACGAGCGGCTGCTGGCGAACGTGGTGATGAAGTATGACCCCAGCAGTCTCATCCACGGACTCTTCCTGGCGAAGAAGGACATTTCGGGTGGCAGATTCCGGCTTCGGCGCGCCCTCTCGTCGTTCATCGAAGCACGGAACGTCAGCCCGGTCGCGTCCGGCGGCGTGAAGAACGACCGGGTGAATCCAAGTGGCGACACGGGCGCGGGTTTCGGTAACGTGCCGTTCTCGCGGGAAGAGTTCACGGCCGAACGCGTGACGGCGTACTTCAATCTCGACCTCGGACAGCTTCGGGCATACCGGTTGCCGGAGGCCGCCACTGCGCTCCTCGCCGCACTCGCCGTCTGGAAGGTCCGCACCTTGCTCGACGACGGTCTGCGCCTGCGGACTGCATGCGATTTCGAGGTCACTGACATCCGGGCGACGCGCCCGACGAGCTACGAGCTGCCGACGATCGCGGCGCTCGAACAGGAGATCCGGGACGGCATCGCGAAGTGCACGGCCGATGGGTTGTTTGCCACGCCGGCCGTGACGGACGTGCAATGGAGTGCCGGAGGAAGCGCCAAGGCGGCCAAGCCCGCGAAGGCAGCGAAGGGCAAGTCATCACCGGACCGCGCGGAGAAGGACTGA
- the csx17 gene encoding type I-U CRISPR-associated protein Csx17 yields MTSTIVLTGVHPTPLAGYLKAIALLRIVAEQLDADVTGWWTADGFAICAAADEAELADFLLTRWSPTPVVAPWNGGSGFREKDQQAGIATIEHSSDPRFTRYRSAIATSRRVLASHGLADKPELLARLRAELADDAIRWLDAAVVLGAADTPKYPPLLGTGGNDGRLEFSNNQMQRLVTLLLTPKEARVSRSQLAHALYGSSAVGSQDPIGQFAPGRAGGVNTGFGFSREAIVNPWDYVLALEGALLFAASASRSHESASDVAFPFYVRGTMAGFGSASSAEEDRGELWMPLWQHPATSNEIALLIGEGRAWLSTRPARTGEEFSRAIRRLGVSRGIAAFQRFVIAQRNGLSFFATPAGQYRVADTPETDPLAGIDAQLERVRSATLKPGCPASVVHAYRTLSDAILDRRAGGGEAHLLLALGDLSAAVARSRRAQALEHVLPIPPTPEGSWPSLAASDDPVWEIARALASGRARAEVDPVDPGARYIWRDLVRESEMGPAVGFVDRLLRVGQRRLHRDPPLYAFTTTSASVRLSTIVAFVDGQLKGGERWLGRAFQSALLTSEPAPRIPEPNVVLPVPIATCIAALFVATGESDAGQTRRLPTRMLELLASGDGDRALQAARQYLISANFRPRFPHVSIESDGARRLAVALLFPLSRSLRALALRSVCHPSSDTPQENPTNDDLVSDQLATADLR; encoded by the coding sequence ATGACATCCACGATCGTTCTCACCGGCGTACACCCGACGCCACTCGCCGGGTACCTGAAGGCCATCGCGTTGTTGCGCATCGTCGCCGAGCAGCTCGACGCTGATGTCACGGGATGGTGGACTGCAGATGGGTTCGCCATCTGCGCTGCGGCGGACGAAGCGGAGCTCGCGGATTTCCTGCTGACTCGCTGGTCACCGACACCCGTCGTGGCGCCATGGAATGGCGGCAGCGGTTTCCGGGAGAAGGACCAGCAGGCTGGTATCGCCACGATCGAGCATTCCTCCGACCCTCGGTTCACACGCTACCGATCCGCCATCGCGACCAGTCGGCGTGTGCTCGCGTCACACGGTCTCGCCGACAAGCCTGAGCTTCTCGCACGCCTGCGGGCCGAACTCGCCGACGATGCCATCCGCTGGCTGGACGCCGCCGTCGTGCTGGGCGCGGCGGACACGCCGAAGTATCCGCCGCTGCTGGGGACGGGTGGCAATGACGGCCGGCTCGAATTCAGCAACAACCAGATGCAGCGACTCGTCACGCTGCTGCTCACGCCGAAGGAAGCACGGGTGTCACGCAGCCAGCTTGCGCACGCGCTGTATGGGAGCTCGGCCGTGGGCTCGCAGGATCCGATCGGACAGTTCGCCCCCGGTCGCGCGGGCGGGGTGAACACCGGGTTCGGGTTCAGCCGCGAGGCGATTGTCAATCCGTGGGACTATGTACTGGCGCTCGAGGGCGCCTTGTTGTTCGCCGCGAGCGCTTCGCGCTCACATGAGAGCGCATCGGATGTGGCGTTCCCGTTCTACGTTCGGGGAACGATGGCTGGATTCGGGAGCGCATCGAGCGCCGAGGAAGATCGTGGCGAGCTCTGGATGCCGCTCTGGCAGCATCCTGCCACAAGCAACGAGATTGCGCTCCTCATCGGCGAGGGACGCGCGTGGCTGAGCACACGACCCGCACGCACTGGCGAGGAGTTCAGTCGTGCGATCCGGCGACTGGGCGTGAGTCGCGGGATTGCCGCGTTCCAGCGCTTCGTGATCGCGCAACGGAACGGGTTGTCCTTCTTCGCGACGCCGGCCGGCCAGTATCGCGTCGCAGACACCCCGGAAACCGACCCCCTTGCTGGAATCGATGCGCAGCTGGAACGAGTTCGCTCAGCGACGCTGAAGCCGGGTTGTCCGGCGAGCGTGGTTCATGCGTACCGGACGCTGTCCGATGCCATTCTGGACCGTCGCGCTGGTGGAGGCGAGGCGCATCTGCTGCTCGCGCTTGGCGACCTCTCGGCAGCTGTTGCCCGTTCGCGCAGGGCGCAGGCGCTGGAGCATGTCCTCCCGATCCCACCCACGCCGGAGGGAAGCTGGCCGTCGCTCGCAGCGAGTGACGATCCGGTCTGGGAGATCGCGCGCGCTCTCGCCAGCGGACGCGCACGAGCGGAGGTCGATCCGGTGGACCCTGGCGCGCGGTACATCTGGCGTGACCTGGTCCGCGAAAGCGAAATGGGGCCGGCCGTTGGCTTCGTCGATCGGCTGTTGCGCGTCGGGCAGCGCCGGCTGCACCGGGATCCCCCGCTCTACGCCTTCACCACGACCTCGGCAAGCGTTCGACTTTCGACGATCGTCGCCTTCGTCGACGGTCAGCTCAAGGGTGGCGAACGCTGGCTTGGAAGGGCATTCCAATCCGCCTTGCTCACTAGCGAACCCGCGCCTCGGATTCCGGAACCGAACGTCGTGCTGCCGGTGCCCATCGCGACATGCATCGCCGCGCTGTTCGTCGCGACCGGTGAGTCGGATGCGGGACAGACGCGGCGCCTACCCACGAGGATGCTCGAACTTCTGGCCAGCGGCGACGGCGACCGTGCATTGCAGGCGGCCCGGCAGTATCTGATCTCGGCCAACTTCAGACCGCGCTTTCCACATGTCTCCATCGAGTCGGACGGCGCGCGCCGACTCGCCGTCGCGCTGCTGTTCCCGCTCTCGCGTTCACTGCGGGCGCTGGCGCTTCGCTCCGTGTGCCATCCCTCCTCAGACACTCCCCAAGAGAACCCGACCAATGACGATCTCGTTTCCGACCAGCTCGCGACTGCTGATCTCCGCTGA
- the cas3 gene encoding CRISPR-associated helicase Cas3', producing the protein MNSPTSFDAFFLRATGMEPYRYQVRLAEAAALPGAVEVPTGAGKTAAVVLAWLWKRYGAAAESRTATPRRLAICLPMRTLTTQTALAVERWIAALDLVRRPSVHVVMGGDVDDAWLGIPDAECILVGTQDMLLSRALNRGFDQTRYSWPMAFGLLNNDTQWVFDEVQLMGVGATTSAQLDGLRTTLGTMGACRSLWMSATFEPGRITTVDHPHELDVFRLTPSERAELTHLLDASKSISPLPIPDGDDLRAVAAAVVAAHRTDSRTVVVVNTVRRAQDLYLAVRRLAGTTTTALLHSRFRPADRAGVETQVLSRAWHGILVATQVVEAGVDISAATLVTDLAPWPSLVQRFGRCNRYGEFSSGQVLWIDRIGSGAVPYTESELDIARTNLAAAAGAAPNQLAIVPQADTELVLPVLRRRDLIDLFDTTSDLSGADVDVSRFIRNDEETDVFVAWRDWSTAEPSAVRTARDEADTPGEEETAGHEAAGQRRGAPDAKTAQPQRHEKCRVSISDARAFLKILATRRESAWRWDTRVSEWTRVTQAVPGHAWLVSPGAGGYTADIGFSLRSTDAVPPLPPGPAGQPNEGDRDDPHTRLSREETIAEHTDAVFRELVTIADRSPAIGAEERASLLRAARWHDAGKAHPVFQAALHGGTPDPSRLLAKSPRNTRYSRPSFRHEVASALLAMREFPQEFLVPYLIAAHHGKARLVVRARPGETVHPSGDRVILGVRDHDALPATDLGGGVVAAPLVVDLGPFGLGGTNGARGWSARASELRDLYGPFRLALLETLLRAADWRASAEVTTA; encoded by the coding sequence ATGAATTCTCCGACGAGCTTCGACGCGTTCTTCTTGCGTGCCACAGGCATGGAGCCGTATCGATACCAGGTGCGCCTCGCAGAAGCCGCTGCCCTTCCCGGCGCTGTCGAAGTGCCGACCGGCGCCGGCAAGACCGCCGCTGTCGTGCTGGCGTGGCTCTGGAAGCGCTACGGCGCCGCGGCGGAAAGCCGCACTGCCACGCCTCGACGCCTCGCGATCTGCCTGCCGATGCGAACGCTCACCACGCAGACGGCACTCGCCGTCGAGCGGTGGATCGCCGCGCTCGACCTCGTGCGTCGGCCGAGCGTGCACGTCGTGATGGGAGGCGACGTCGACGATGCGTGGCTGGGGATCCCTGACGCCGAGTGCATCCTCGTGGGCACCCAGGACATGCTGCTCTCCCGGGCGCTGAATCGTGGATTCGATCAGACGCGCTACAGCTGGCCGATGGCGTTCGGGCTTCTGAACAACGACACGCAATGGGTGTTCGACGAAGTGCAGCTGATGGGCGTCGGCGCAACGACCAGCGCGCAACTCGACGGGTTGCGTACCACGCTCGGCACGATGGGTGCGTGCCGATCGCTGTGGATGAGCGCAACGTTCGAGCCAGGCCGGATCACCACGGTCGACCATCCGCACGAACTCGACGTGTTCCGACTGACTCCGTCGGAACGCGCCGAACTGACGCACCTGCTCGACGCATCCAAGTCGATATCCCCACTGCCGATCCCGGACGGAGACGACCTCCGCGCCGTCGCCGCGGCCGTGGTCGCAGCCCACCGGACGGATTCGCGCACCGTCGTCGTCGTGAACACCGTGCGCCGCGCGCAAGACCTGTACTTGGCGGTCCGACGGCTCGCCGGCACGACGACGACCGCACTGCTCCACTCACGGTTCAGACCGGCCGACCGTGCTGGCGTGGAAACGCAGGTCCTGTCCCGTGCATGGCACGGAATCCTCGTTGCGACCCAGGTCGTCGAGGCGGGCGTCGATATCTCCGCGGCAACACTCGTCACCGACCTCGCGCCGTGGCCGTCGCTCGTGCAACGCTTCGGCCGATGCAATCGATACGGCGAGTTCTCATCCGGTCAGGTGCTTTGGATCGATCGGATCGGCAGCGGTGCCGTACCGTACACCGAATCTGAACTCGACATCGCGAGAACGAATCTCGCAGCTGCCGCTGGCGCCGCGCCGAACCAGCTCGCCATCGTACCGCAGGCTGACACCGAGCTGGTGTTGCCGGTCCTCCGCCGACGAGACCTGATCGATCTGTTCGACACCACATCCGACCTCTCTGGCGCGGATGTCGACGTATCTCGCTTCATCCGCAATGACGAGGAGACCGACGTCTTCGTCGCCTGGCGCGATTGGAGCACCGCCGAGCCCTCGGCAGTACGCACGGCCCGTGATGAAGCAGATACCCCTGGCGAGGAGGAGACAGCCGGGCACGAGGCGGCGGGCCAGCGTCGTGGTGCGCCAGACGCAAAGACCGCGCAACCGCAGCGCCACGAGAAGTGCCGCGTGTCGATCAGCGATGCGCGAGCGTTCCTCAAGATCCTCGCGACACGCCGCGAATCTGCGTGGCGTTGGGATACGCGTGTCAGCGAGTGGACACGGGTCACGCAGGCCGTTCCCGGTCACGCCTGGCTCGTCTCCCCGGGAGCAGGGGGCTACACCGCGGACATCGGATTCTCGCTCCGAAGCACGGATGCGGTACCGCCACTTCCGCCGGGCCCTGCCGGACAACCCAACGAGGGAGACCGAGACGACCCCCACACCCGCTTGTCCCGCGAAGAGACCATTGCCGAACATACGGATGCCGTGTTTCGCGAACTCGTCACCATCGCAGATCGGTCGCCAGCCATAGGCGCCGAGGAGCGCGCGTCCCTCCTGCGGGCAGCGCGATGGCACGACGCGGGCAAGGCTCATCCTGTTTTCCAGGCCGCCCTGCACGGCGGTACTCCGGACCCGTCACGCCTGCTTGCCAAGTCTCCACGGAACACCCGCTACTCACGACCAAGTTTCCGACACGAGGTGGCCAGCGCACTGCTGGCGATGCGCGAGTTTCCTCAGGAGTTTCTGGTGCCCTACCTGATCGCGGCTCACCATGGCAAGGCACGACTGGTCGTGCGCGCGCGGCCTGGCGAAACTGTCCATCCATCCGGAGATCGCGTGATTCTTGGCGTCCGGGACCACGATGCGCTTCCCGCAACCGATCTCGGTGGAGGTGTCGTTGCAGCGCCGCTGGTGGTGGACCTCGGCCCGTTCGGCCTCGGCGGAACGAATGGCGCTCGCGGGTGGAGCGCGCGAGCGTCTGAGCTGCGCGACCTCTACGGCCCATTTCGACTTGCCCTTCTCGAAACGCTGCTCCGGGCCGCTGACTGGCGAGCGAGCGCGGAAGTCACGACGGCATGA
- a CDS encoding RES family NAD+ phosphorylase: MRTPEQGAAAAHGPSRRPGRPPLTRTLWRIATDTPGYGADDLTGAGARATGGRWNRSGTAMVYASTSRALACLETVVHLHGAGMPLNRYLVAITVTEADWRARAVFRVDEAVGWDAQPAGLVSLDWGTMWAARSATLLAEVPSAIVPEETNVLINPAHARVAHVTASKVRRWLYDPRMFVAGGEPPRRRRST; this comes from the coding sequence GTGCGTACGCCTGAGCAGGGTGCCGCGGCGGCGCATGGCCCGTCGCGCCGGCCTGGCCGGCCGCCGCTGACGCGCACACTCTGGCGGATCGCGACTGACACGCCGGGATACGGCGCCGACGATCTCACCGGCGCCGGCGCGCGCGCCACGGGCGGGCGCTGGAATCGGAGCGGGACCGCGATGGTGTACGCATCCACGTCGCGTGCGCTGGCCTGCCTGGAAACGGTGGTGCATCTCCATGGCGCCGGAATGCCATTGAACCGCTACCTGGTGGCGATCACGGTCACGGAGGCGGACTGGCGCGCACGTGCGGTGTTCCGCGTGGACGAGGCGGTGGGGTGGGATGCACAGCCCGCCGGTCTCGTCTCGCTCGACTGGGGAACGATGTGGGCCGCGCGCAGTGCCACACTGCTGGCCGAGGTGCCGTCGGCGATCGTGCCGGAGGAGACGAACGTGCTGATCAATCCCGCACATGCACGGGTGGCACACGTCACCGCCAGCAAGGTCCGGCGTTGGTTGTACGATCCGAGGATGTTCGTCGCGGGCGGCGAGCCGCCGCGGCGGCGGCGGAGCACGTGA
- a CDS encoding DUF2384 domain-containing protein — protein MSSRSAAADEPGCNPAEITPVVPRAAMRYLDPAYFTTPADSSWIASLAGSGTMVRMTVVREGLPAQIVPALAEALDLSRDELMRQLGLPRATVERKLRTAGALGQAESERLLGVATLVALAGRMVQESGDPAGFDAGRWTSHWLRTPAPALGGVPPMALMDTADGRAVVHQLLTQMQSGAYA, from the coding sequence ATGTCCAGCCGCAGTGCCGCAGCGGACGAGCCGGGGTGCAACCCGGCGGAGATCACCCCTGTGGTTCCCCGCGCCGCGATGCGGTATCTCGACCCCGCGTACTTCACCACACCGGCGGACTCGAGCTGGATCGCCAGTCTCGCCGGCAGCGGCACGATGGTGCGCATGACGGTAGTGCGCGAAGGCCTGCCGGCGCAGATCGTGCCGGCGCTGGCGGAGGCGCTCGACCTGTCGCGCGACGAGTTGATGCGACAGTTGGGGCTGCCCCGCGCCACCGTCGAGCGGAAGCTGCGTACCGCCGGCGCCCTTGGACAAGCCGAGAGCGAGCGGCTGCTCGGCGTCGCGACGCTGGTGGCGCTGGCGGGGCGGATGGTGCAGGAGTCCGGCGATCCGGCGGGCTTCGATGCGGGCCGGTGGACGTCGCACTGGCTGCGCACTCCCGCGCCGGCGCTGGGCGGCGTGCCGCCGATGGCGCTCATGGACACGGCCGATGGGCGCGCGGTGGTGCATCAGCTGCTCACGCAGATGCAGTCCGGTGCGTACGCCTGA
- a CDS encoding DNA repair exonuclease, with product MRIAHLADLHLGFRQYQRLSAAGNNQREADVAWVTHAAIDALIDAQPDIVLVAGDVFHQVRPSNPMILFALREFTRLRAALPTVPVVMIAGNHDLPRAAETGCILALFRTVGITVVEHAPERLTFPDLDLAILAVPDRLGQPLPALTTLASARHNVLLLHGEVKGVLPDRAVMVDRSPSEVTVEELQAAPWDYVALGHYHVHRQVAERAWYAGSLDYVSTNAWGELAEQRQHGVDGKGFVLHDLVTGEHRFVPVPPPRRFLDLEPVDARLLAPADVDAEIAARMTRIPGGMDDAVVRLVVREIPRHVARDLDHKAIREYKRRALHFQLDTRKPELVRTRTGSGAGGARPSLPMLLRDKLTSRVLSHDIDRAAFVALGLDYLQRVSEPAALTPEPGSEAGFMLVVPDAPEPA from the coding sequence ATGCGCATCGCCCACCTCGCCGACCTGCACCTGGGGTTCCGTCAGTACCAGCGCCTCAGCGCGGCCGGCAACAACCAGCGTGAAGCCGACGTGGCGTGGGTCACCCACGCCGCCATCGACGCGCTGATCGACGCGCAGCCGGACATCGTGCTCGTCGCCGGCGACGTGTTCCACCAGGTGCGGCCGTCGAACCCGATGATCCTGTTCGCGCTGCGCGAGTTCACCCGACTGCGTGCCGCGCTCCCCACCGTGCCGGTGGTGATGATCGCCGGCAACCACGACCTGCCGCGTGCGGCCGAGACGGGGTGCATCCTGGCACTCTTCCGGACGGTGGGCATCACGGTCGTGGAACATGCGCCGGAACGCCTCACCTTTCCGGATCTCGACCTCGCCATCCTCGCCGTCCCCGACCGGCTCGGCCAGCCGCTGCCCGCCCTCACCACCCTCGCCTCCGCCCGCCACAACGTCCTGCTGCTGCACGGCGAGGTGAAGGGCGTGCTCCCCGATCGCGCGGTGATGGTGGACCGGAGCCCCAGTGAGGTGACCGTGGAGGAGCTGCAGGCCGCGCCATGGGACTACGTGGCGCTGGGCCACTACCACGTGCACCGGCAGGTGGCCGAGCGGGCTTGGTACGCGGGGTCGCTGGACTACGTGAGCACGAATGCGTGGGGCGAGCTGGCCGAGCAGCGCCAGCACGGCGTGGATGGCAAGGGGTTCGTGCTGCACGACCTCGTCACCGGTGAGCACCGGTTCGTGCCCGTGCCGCCGCCCCGCCGCTTCCTGGATCTCGAGCCGGTGGATGCACGCCTGCTGGCACCGGCCGACGTGGATGCGGAGATCGCCGCGCGGATGACACGCATCCCCGGCGGCATGGACGACGCGGTGGTGCGACTGGTGGTCCGCGAGATTCCGCGGCACGTGGCGCGCGACCTGGACCACAAGGCCATTCGCGAGTACAAGCGGCGCGCGCTGCACTTCCAGCTCGACACGCGCAAGCCGGAGCTCGTGCGCACCCGCACCGGCTCAGGCGCCGGCGGCGCGCGGCCCTCGCTGCCGATGCTGTTGCGCGACAAGCTCACCTCGCGCGTGTTGTCGCACGACATCGATCGCGCGGCGTTCGTGGCGCTCGGGCTCGACTACCTGCAGCGCGTGAGCGAACCGGCTGCGCTCACGCCGGAGCCGGGGTCCGAGGCGGGCTTCATGCTGGTGGTGCCGGACGCGCCGGAGCCGGCATGA